A window of the Phragmites australis chromosome 20, lpPhrAust1.1, whole genome shotgun sequence genome harbors these coding sequences:
- the LOC133902533 gene encoding peptidyl-prolyl cis-trans isomerase CYP19-3-like, with translation MAAMAKNPKVFFDILIGKAKAGRVVMELFADTVPKTAENFRCLCTGEKGLGASGKPLHYKGSAFHRIITSFMCQGGDFTRGNGTGGESIYGAKFADENFKLRHTGPGVLSMANAGPNTNGSQFFICTTRTPWLDGKHVVFGKVVDGYGVVEKMEAVGSESGTTVERVLIEDCGQLSDSE, from the coding sequence ATGGCAGCGATGGCCAAGAACCCCAAGGTCTTCTTCGACATCCTCATCGGCAAGGCCAAGGCCGGCCGCGTCGTCATGGAGCTGTTCGCCGACACGGTCCCCAAGACGGCGGAGAACTTCCGGTGCCTGTGCACCGGCGAGAAGGGGCTGGGCGCCTCGGGGAAGCCGCTGCACTACAAGGGGTCTGCCTTCCACCGCATCATCACCAGCTTCATGTGCCAGGGCGGCGACTTCACCCGCGGCAACGGCACCGGCGGCGAGTCCATCTACGGCGCCAAGTTCGCCGACGAGAACTTCAAGCTGCGCCACACCGGCCCCGGCGTGCTCTCCATGGCCAACGCAGGGCCCAACACCAACGGCTCccagttcttcatctgcactaCGCGCACGCCGTGGCTCGATGGCAAGCACGTCGTCTTCGGCAAGGTGGTCGATGGCTACGGCGTTGTGGAGAAGATGGAGGCGGTCGGTTCCGAGAGCGGCACCACCGTCGAGCGCGTCCTCATCGAGGACTGCGGCCAGCTCTCTGACTCTGAATGA